The Methanophagales archaeon nucleotide sequence TTCGGATAAGAGATTGTGATTCCAACTTTGTGCCATTGATACTTTTTAAGCTATAAAAGTGACTATTTTACACGGTGATCAAATCCTGAAAATGTTAACCGATACACGCCTTTACGTTGGGCAAAATTCTTCACCGAGCAAGCAGAACGATTGTTAACAGAAGTACTCGAGTGTGTGGGGCTGAAACTCGAACCGATATGCTCACTTTATACAACATTTACCTCGGCCATGGATGCGAGCCAAATGTCAAATGAGAGAGGTTGGTGGATAGATGGGTTACTTAACCAAACATGCATGAAACAGCACTAATGTCGGAAGAAGACGGTAATTGTAAGTAATCTAATAGCTAATATCTATAATAGGTAACAGGTAATAAGGAATGAAGAAAGAAGAACATGATGTCGTTGTGGTGGGTGCAGGACCTGCGGGCAGCATGACCGCGTTAGTTGCTGCGGACAAAGGGTTGGATGTGCTTCTGATAGATCGCAATCCCGAGATAGGCGTACCAGTGAGATGCGCGGAAGGCGTAAGCCGTGAGATTGAGAAGTTCATCGAGATTGACCCCAGATGGGTTTGCACTGAGATAAAGGGGTTTATCACCTATGGACCTGAAGGCACGAAAATGGTTGTATCTGCAAGTAATAGTGATAATGTAGCAGGATATGTGCTTGACCGTCGAACTTTTGACAAGTCATTGGCACAGGAAGCAGCCCGGGCTGGTGCAGAGGTGAGAGTTAAGAATCGTGCTTATGGCGTTTTAAAATCCAATGGAAGAGTGAACGGAGTGTATGTGAACGCAGCAGGCGAAGAAGTACGCATCTCTGCGGATGTGGTTGTGGCTGCTGATGGTGTGGAATCACGTGTGGGCAGATGGGCGGGTATTGATACCAGGCTGCGATTAGAAGATGTTGCTACCTGTGCACAGTATCTTATGTGCGATATAGAAGCAAATAGCGATTACTGCGAGCAGTATTTCGGGTGGGAGACTGCTCCCGGGGGTTATGCATGGGTATTCCCGAAAGGAGAGCACCGTGCTAATGTTGGAATCGGGATAGGTGGTAATATCTCAGACGAGCATCATCGCGCAATTGATTTCCTGAATGCGTTCGTGCATGATAAGTTCCCGAACGGGCAGATAATAGCACGCATATTTGGTGCGGTACCACTCAGCGGACCTGTATACAGGACAGTAACAAATGGCTTGCTCATGGTCGGTGATGCAGCCAGGCATGTCAATCCCTTCTCAGGTGGCGGTATTCTGGAAGCTATACAGGGCGGGCTAATAGCGGGTGATGTAATAGCGAAAGCAGTACGAGAAAAGGACTGTACAGCACGAAGATTGCGTGAATATGAGAGGAGATGGTGGAAGGAGTTTGGAAGAGTACTGTATGCCGGCTTGAGAGCGAAGAATTATATGCTCAAGCTCAGTCCTCAGAACTTCAACAGGTTCTTCCGGTCCTTAACCGGTGAGATAAAATTAAAGGAGTACACAGAGCGGGCATTGATGAAGGAGATAGCGAAGAAGAACCCGAAGATGCTATTATCACTGCTAAAAATGCTCTTCTGAGTGCTATAAGCTATAATAAGCCAGATAATTCATTGAGTATCTCTACTGCTATCATCGTCTTCGCTCCCTTCACATGCTTCATCTCATTCTTATCCCTTCTTAATATGTAGACCTCGTTCTCAGCCGTTCCCATACCGCCGTTCGCAAGGTCGTTTGCAACCACCATTGCGAGATTATACCTCTTCATCTTCGCCCTCGCCTTCTCTATCAGTTCCTCCTCGCTAACTTTCACCTCGGCTTTGAAGCCCACAATAACAAGCTCAGGGAATTCCTGTCTCACTTCTTCTATCAGTTTCGCCGTAGGCACGAGCACGAGGTGGTGTTCAGCACCAGAAGGGAGCTTTCCCTCTTGCAACTCGGCTGTGAAGTCCGAGATAGCCGCAGCGGAGATGAGAACATCATATTCCTTTTCTTTACCGCCCACAGCCTTAACCTTAGCTTTCCGGAGCTCATTAATGCATGCATCTATCATCTCCTCCGCTGTCTCCACTCGTATCTCTCTTATTATTCTCAGATTCAGTTCCTTGCTGTGCACAAGCGTGACATCCGCACCCTGCCTGTATGCTTCCCTGGCGAGTTCAATCCCCGTTCGTCCTGAACTGCGGTTCGTCAATACTCTAATAGAATCTATTGGCTCGATTGTTGGTCCTCCTGTGATCAGGATGCGTTTGCCTGCGAGTTTACCCGCAGATAGCATACGCTCGACCACAAGGATAATCTCCTCAGTGGATGCGATTTTCGCCAGTCCTTCTTCTATCTTCGGCTCTATGACTGTCACACCCAGTTGTTTCAGCTTCTTGATATTCTCTACCAGGACTGGACTCCGGTAGATCGTCTCATGCATTGCAGGAACCACGATAATAGGGATTTCTGAGCCGAATGCGGTGGTTGCAAATGCGGTTACTGTTGTATCAGAAACGCCAGTCGCAATCTTGTTTAGCGTATTTGCTGTACATGGCGCAATAACATACAGGTCGGCAGAACCCTGCATACCTAAAAACTCCACATGCTCTATCTTACCCATCAATCTCGTTATTACTTCATGCCCCGTAGCGTAATGAAGCGTATAGGGATGGATAATCTCAGTGGCGGCTTCACTCATTACGCCATATACATCAGCTCCGTGCCTTATCAATTCTCGTGCGAGTTCAACGGTCCTCACAGCAGCGATGGAGCCCGTAACACCAAGTACTATCTTCTTACCCAGTAGCGAATGGCTCTTCTCACCCTTGATGTGCAGTGTCGGATGTGGTCCTCGGTCTGCCATTAGCCTTATGTTATATGGATATTGGATATGAAAATGGACCGGTCGGGATTTGAACCCGAGGCCTCTCGCACGCCAAGCGAGTGATCTTCCAGCTGATCTACCGGCCCTCTCATTCTATGCTAATTATGCTAATCTTCACAGTTTTAAAAAAACTTTTCGATTCTCAAGCCTCGCCTCAAAAGGATGTCATGGGCACTTGAAGAGGATGTTCTGCCTTTCTGCCTTTTAGTCTCGATTTTTGTTTAACAATGACAAAATATTTCAATTGCCTCTTTTTGAGCAAATAGAGGTCACACTACACGAAGAAACAAAAAATCTTTATGAACTATTGGAAAAAGGAGGAGAAATAGAAAGATTTGCTTTTTATTTTTTATGATTGTCCGGATTTCGTCTATTTTGAACCTGAGAAAGATGTAGCTCTCGAAGTAGATATTCCGTGATCCGTGACTTCTTCGCAGGGCTTAATACTTTCCTACAAAATTGAGACACGACCAAATAAAAGGAAAGTGATTAAAATTTATTATCACAGAAGCCTCTTTTCCTTAAAAAATATTGAGAGTCCATGAGACGTGTAATCTGGTGGCTGATTGTTGGCACTAAAGGCGGTGTGAATCGTGCACGTATAATCAGGGCATTAAAGGAGAGACCATACAACGCCAATCAGTTAACAGAGTTATTTGGATTGGATTATAAAACAGTAAGGCATCATCTCAAGGTTCTTCAGGATAACAAGGTAATTACGTCTGCAGGTGATAGATATGGCACTGTGTATTTCCTATCATCGGACATGGAAAAAGAGTATGAAGTCTTCGAGGAATATTTGGATAAAATGTGGAATAAATTTAAAAGCGAAAGAGATATGAAGGAAAGTAGAAGGTGATAAAGATGCCACCAGTGGTTATGCAGGACATGTTACTCGTCAATGTCAAGGCGTTGGTAACGTTTGGAAACCTTATACTACTGTTATGTTTGCTCTTCATCTATGCAAAAAGTTATGAGCAGATAAAATCGAAATTCGCATTGGGATTGATTGCCTTTGTTATTCTTCTGATTATGCAAACAGTCACATCGAATCCGATTTTTCATTATACGTGCGGCTGGCGTCGTATGTATGCCCTGGGCTGGTTCTGGATATTACCAGATTTGTTTGAATTTGTAGCGTTGTTGATATTGCTGTATATAAGTAGGAAATAATTTGGGTGAGATTTGGGTGTAATCGGGGCAAAAAGAAAAGCTTATAACGGTTTATTTTGTATTTATAACCAGGATATAGGAGATAAATAAAATTAGGAGGTGAAGCGACAGGATGAAAATAAAATTGATTGCTGTAATATTGATCGTTGCACTGGTAACGACTTCTATCGGAATTGCTGCTGCTCGATACGGTCAGGGAACCCATGTACGATACGTGGATGCCGACAACGATGGTGTATGTGATAATCGCGGTATCGGCGGACCTGGACCTATATGCGGTGGTTGTGGCAGGTATTTTGTTGATGCAGATGGTGATGGTGTATGCGACAACATCGGTATAAACGGCCGGGACGATGATGGAGACGGCATACCAAATGGGCAAGACGACGATCATGTGCCGCTGCGAGATGGTAGTGGCAAGCAACGCGGTAAGAGATATGGGTGTGCAACCGTTGGGCTCAGGTAAAATTTAAACAGGATATGTGCGTGGGCGGGCACCACGCACTTTTTTATTTAATCATCACGGTTGACTTGTTTTCTGAACTTTTTATCCTCTTATCGGTGCCAATCTAAACATTCCAAAAAACTAAAAGCGAACAGATACACTCGATGTAATACATCTCATTCCACGTTCTGACATGTTTAGTACCCGCATTCTTCTTCGCTCACTTCACAACCTCTTCAGCTTTTTTACTTCTTATTTGAAGTTGAAGCGGGCTTAATATCATGAGGCGCGGCTACAATCAATGGTACCTTCCCCACTCCTCTGCTACCCCTGTTCCTTAGATGCGCCTGGTGGTCGCCACAGATGAGTAATAGCCCTTCTCTTGCTGCTACTGCATCTGCTATCTCATTGACATTCCGCTCCGTAACAGTGGCTGCGAGGTGCAAATCCCAGCTCCGATGTGCAAATCGGTCAATTGTGCGAACATGTGAGAATACCATCTGTACAGACTGCCCGTTCCTCAATATAGATATCGTGTGCTCTTTTACCATCTTATCGTACTCTATTATATCCATACCCTCACGGTCTTTAACACCATATACATAACTGAGCTTTCCGATGAGTGGTTTTGCACCCTCCCTCTCTATTACTGCCCCCGTTTGCTTTCCCTCTTCTTCCATAAGCTCCAGAATTGATTTTATCTTCGACTTACCAACATCGTCAGATGTGAAGATGCCGTGCGATTCAGGCTCCAGACCTGTGAGAATAGAAGCAATTGCCGGCGTTGTATGGTTACTTACAGTATCACACTCGAATAGAAGCCCGCCCTGTTCTACAAGTTCGTGTACGGTTCTCAATTCATTACCAAGCTCGTAATAAAGCTCGAGATCCAGGCTGTCTATCACCACCAGTGCAACTGTATGTGGAACAGGATAATGGGAATATGCGAATTTGAGTATCTGCTCGATCGGATGGGCGGGCGATACAAGATGGATGTTGAAGTACGAGGCTATTGTAGGTGCTATCTGTAATAAGGAGGTCATAACATAATCTGTTTCGTGAGCCTCCGGTGTGTGAATTGCCTTGCACCCCTCCCTATATAAGGTGCTACCACATGCCCGTTGCCAAGTAGCAGATATTTGTAGATGACCAGCCCTTCCAGCCCAACGGGACCGCGAGCATGTACTTTATTCGTGCTTATTCCCACTTCAGCTCCCTTGCCATATCTGAATCCGTCACTGAAGCGTGTAGATGCATTATGCATCACAGAGGAGGAATCAACAAATTTGAGAAACTTACGTGCTGTATCATCATTTGAGGTCACTATTGCATCTGTATGCCCCGAGCCATATCGGTTTATGTGCTCAATTGCTTCATCAACACCGTTAACCACCCTGATTGAGATGATCAGATCGTTATATTCAGTACGCCAATCCGCATCAGATGCAGGCTTTATCCCTTTTTCTCCCATATCCATATCGCCAAGGATCCGCTGCGTCTCTGGACAACCCCTTATCTCCACGCCCGCTTCATCATACCGCGATGCCATCGGCGGGAGGAATTCATGTGCAATTGCTGAGTCAACAAGCAGTGTCTCCATCGCGTTACACACCGCTGGATATTGAACTTTGGCATCATAGCATATCTTCAATGCCATATCCAGGTCTGCATCGCGGTCCACATAAACATGGCATATACCCTCTGAATGACCGAGTACCATGATGCTGGTATTATCCTGTATATATCTCACAAATTGCTCACTCCCGCGGGGTACCACGAGATCTATATACTCATTCAGCTTCAACATCTCACGTACATCCTCGCGCGTCTCCAGCAGTTGAATCCATCCACCGGGTATCCCACCCCCTGCCGTTGCTGTTGCATCTGCAACCACACGAAACAGCGTGGCATTTGAATTGCGCGCTTCAGATCCCCCTTTCAGTAATACCGCGTTACCGGTTTTTAAGCACAGGGACGAGATTTGAACCAGAACATCCGGTCTCGACTCGAATACCGCACCAATTACGCCGATAGGACATGACACCTGGAAGAGTTCCAGACCATTATCAAGCTCGATCGCCGATAATGTCTTCCCTACCGGGTCCTCCAGTTTCGCTACATCCCTTACACTCTTTATCATCTCCTCTATCTTTGCATCGTCCAGCTTTAAACGTTCGAGTAGCGGTTTTGAGAGCTTTCCTTCCTCCACCGCCACTTCTGCTTCTTTTATGTCCTGTGCATTCGCAGCAAGTATTCGCTCTCTATTAGCAGAGATAGAATCAGCAATTCTAAGCAGTGCTTTATTCTTCTCTTCCGTGGCTACATTTGCCAATTTAAATGAGGCGTTTCTTGCCCGTTTCGCCTTCTCTTCTATCTTACCTCCTTCTGAAGCTTCCATCTTCAACCCCCTACAGCTTTTTATACTTTCTCCCCTTATAAAATAAGAGATGACAACGGTGTATGATGTACCACCGGATGAGCTGGTGAAGAGAGTAGCGGAGAAGTTGAAGAAGAACAAGCTCATTCATATTCCAAAGTGGGCTATGGAGGTTAAAACAGGTGCCCATAAAGAATTACCACCCCAGGATCGAGAATGGTGGTATGTGAGGTGTGCATCTGTGCTGCGGCAGATATACATAAATGGACCGGTGGGGGTATCGAGGTTGCGTACGTATTACGGCGGTAGAGTGAGGCGAGGAACGAAGAAGGAGCGGTTCAGAGAAGCTTCCGGGAAAATAATAAGGGTGATATTATCGCAATTGGAGCAGGCGGGCTATGTCCGAAAGCCTGAGAAGGGTAAAAAAGGGCGGATGATATCGCCGCGAGGGCGTTCATTCCTCGATGAGATCGCACATGAGATAAAGATTGAAAGAGGTAAGGGAGATGGCGAGTGAAGAAGAACTGGAGGAGATAAGAAGGAGGAAGTATGAACAGATGTTGCAGGCACAGGCAGGAGCAGCGGCAGAGGAAGAGAGGAAGCAGGAGTTAGAGGAAGCGAAGAGGAATATCATCAGGCAAATTCTCACTTCGGAAGCACGCGAGCGGTTGAACACAATAAAGATGGCAAAGCCGGAATTTGCTGAGCTCCTGGAGAATCAGCTGATTGCGCTGGCTCAGAGCGGGCGGATAAAAAACATGATAACCGATAGCCAATTGAAGGAGATTCTACGGCAGATAATGCCAAAGAAGCGTGAGATAAGAATAAGAAGAATATGAATG carries:
- a CDS encoding NAD(P)/FAD-dependent oxidoreductase; this encodes MKKEEHDVVVVGAGPAGSMTALVAADKGLDVLLIDRNPEIGVPVRCAEGVSREIEKFIEIDPRWVCTEIKGFITYGPEGTKMVVSASNSDNVAGYVLDRRTFDKSLAQEAARAGAEVRVKNRAYGVLKSNGRVNGVYVNAAGEEVRISADVVVAADGVESRVGRWAGIDTRLRLEDVATCAQYLMCDIEANSDYCEQYFGWETAPGGYAWVFPKGEHRANVGIGIGGNISDEHHRAIDFLNAFVHDKFPNGQIIARIFGAVPLSGPVYRTVTNGLLMVGDAARHVNPFSGGGILEAIQGGLIAGDVIAKAVREKDCTARRLREYERRWWKEFGRVLYAGLRAKNYMLKLSPQNFNRFFRSLTGEIKLKEYTERALMKEIAKKNPKMLLSLLKMLF
- the coaBC gene encoding bifunctional phosphopantothenoylcysteine decarboxylase/phosphopantothenate--cysteine ligase CoaBC; its protein translation is MADRGPHPTLHIKGEKSHSLLGKKIVLGVTGSIAAVRTVELARELIRHGADVYGVMSEAATEIIHPYTLHYATGHEVITRLMGKIEHVEFLGMQGSADLYVIAPCTANTLNKIATGVSDTTVTAFATTAFGSEIPIIVVPAMHETIYRSPVLVENIKKLKQLGVTVIEPKIEEGLAKIASTEEIILVVERMLSAGKLAGKRILITGGPTIEPIDSIRVLTNRSSGRTGIELAREAYRQGADVTLVHSKELNLRIIREIRVETAEEMIDACINELRKAKVKAVGGKEKEYDVLISAAAISDFTAELQEGKLPSGAEHHLVLVPTAKLIEEVRQEFPELVIVGFKAEVKVSEEELIEKARAKMKRYNLAMVVANDLANGGMGTAENEVYILRRDKNEMKHVKGAKTMIAVEILNELSGLL
- a CDS encoding winged helix-turn-helix transcriptional regulator: MRRVIWWLIVGTKGGVNRARIIRALKERPYNANQLTELFGLDYKTVRHHLKVLQDNKVITSAGDRYGTVYFLSSDMEKEYEVFEEYLDKMWNKFKSERDMKESRR
- a CDS encoding sulfatase-like hydrolase/transferase — encoded protein: MTSLLQIAPTIASYFNIHLVSPAHPIEQILKFAYSHYPVPHTVALVVIDSLDLELYYELGNELRTVHELVEQGGLLFECDTVSNHTTPAIASILTGLEPESHGIFTSDDVGKSKIKSILELMEEEGKQTGAVIEREGAKPLIGKLSYVYGVKDREGMDIIEYDKMVKEHTISILRNGQSVQMVFSHVRTIDRFAHRSWDLHLAATVTERNVNEIADAVAAREGLLLICGDHQAHLRNRGSRGVGKVPLIVAAPHDIKPASTSNKK
- a CDS encoding glutamate-5-semialdehyde dehydrogenase, which produces MEASEGGKIEEKAKRARNASFKLANVATEEKNKALLRIADSISANRERILAANAQDIKEAEVAVEEGKLSKPLLERLKLDDAKIEEMIKSVRDVAKLEDPVGKTLSAIELDNGLELFQVSCPIGVIGAVFESRPDVLVQISSLCLKTGNAVLLKGGSEARNSNATLFRVVADATATAGGGIPGGWIQLLETREDVREMLKLNEYIDLVVPRGSEQFVRYIQDNTSIMVLGHSEGICHVYVDRDADLDMALKICYDAKVQYPAVCNAMETLLVDSAIAHEFLPPMASRYDEAGVEIRGCPETQRILGDMDMGEKGIKPASDADWRTEYNDLIISIRVVNGVDEAIEHINRYGSGHTDAIVTSNDDTARKFLKFVDSSSVMHNASTRFSDGFRYGKGAEVGISTNKVHARGPVGLEGLVIYKYLLLGNGHVVAPYIGRGARQFTHRRLTKQIML
- a CDS encoding 30S ribosomal protein S19e → MTTVYDVPPDELVKRVAEKLKKNKLIHIPKWAMEVKTGAHKELPPQDREWWYVRCASVLRQIYINGPVGVSRLRTYYGGRVRRGTKKERFREASGKIIRVILSQLEQAGYVRKPEKGKKGRMISPRGRSFLDEIAHEIKIERGKGDGE
- a CDS encoding DNA-binding protein, yielding MASEEELEEIRRRKYEQMLQAQAGAAAEEERKQELEEAKRNIIRQILTSEARERLNTIKMAKPEFAELLENQLIALAQSGRIKNMITDSQLKEILRQIMPKKREIRIRRI